A genomic stretch from Qipengyuania pelagi includes:
- a CDS encoding heparinase II/III family protein: MSDGSLTMGRAERARSGEAVSGPARGEDGRDGAGDEKSRAQSAFPFDDFEGSEPHALVADPVGGRDAGFADDTAQIEPSRALALADFAPPRTGPLDAMLRWAYRVGISPTLLASPLRKPAKPRLLATVQSPLSGESGIGERGAGMALRAGHFLVNGVRAPIAQMEFGPAARLTPPFARRVHGFGWLRDLSACAPREQCAAVAERILGAWLDANPQGTKGPAWTVERAGQRLIAWLVHAPFLLAGEQPALRPQLLEAMVQTARWLDRHVESAEDRFGALTGWCAIVAAGLLLPDGRARRVYGEAGMLHALGEAVSDDGGVLSRSPLAQMDAIALLVDLTACYDAVGRTPPPAIEAMLGLLVPPLLALRHGDGGLGSWQGAAATPAAAVEALIAASGVRARPARDCRQWGYQLASGQISGGARSVLQFDAAPPPRPRHARFGCASTLAFEFSHGDQRIVVNCGGAELAGGQVPVRIEQGLRATAAHSTLVLDDANSTAILIKGQIGKGVEEVDFTRSLVDSGKRKAERLEASHDGYASRFGLIHRRILMLSSDGGELRGEDILEPAKKRGQRGKIGFAIRFHIGPHIELMLAEDRRGAGLALPDGSYWQLRLGGVEGELGIEESLWVDGEGRPQPIQQLVVEGLTSRGGGSFPWLLKKMG; encoded by the coding sequence ATGAGCGACGGCTCGCTGACCATGGGGCGAGCCGAACGCGCGCGATCCGGCGAAGCGGTATCCGGCCCTGCGCGTGGGGAGGATGGCAGGGACGGTGCCGGGGACGAGAAGAGCCGCGCGCAGAGCGCCTTTCCCTTCGACGATTTCGAGGGCAGCGAGCCCCACGCTCTGGTTGCCGATCCGGTCGGTGGTCGGGATGCCGGGTTCGCCGACGACACCGCGCAGATCGAACCCAGCCGCGCGCTCGCGCTTGCCGATTTCGCGCCGCCTCGCACCGGCCCGCTCGATGCCATGCTGCGCTGGGCCTATCGCGTGGGCATTTCGCCGACCCTGCTGGCGTCTCCCCTGCGCAAGCCCGCAAAGCCGCGCCTGCTGGCGACAGTCCAGAGCCCGCTATCGGGCGAAAGCGGGATCGGCGAGCGCGGCGCGGGCATGGCGCTCAGAGCCGGGCATTTCCTCGTCAACGGCGTACGCGCGCCGATCGCGCAGATGGAGTTCGGCCCCGCCGCGCGCCTGACGCCGCCCTTCGCGCGCCGCGTCCATGGGTTCGGCTGGCTGCGCGACCTGTCAGCCTGCGCCCCGCGCGAACAATGCGCCGCGGTGGCGGAGCGTATTCTGGGCGCCTGGCTCGATGCCAATCCGCAAGGGACCAAGGGCCCCGCCTGGACGGTGGAGCGTGCCGGTCAGCGCCTGATCGCGTGGCTGGTGCACGCGCCCTTCCTTCTCGCGGGCGAACAACCCGCGCTGCGCCCGCAATTGCTCGAAGCGATGGTCCAGACCGCGCGCTGGCTCGATCGCCATGTCGAATCGGCGGAAGATCGCTTCGGCGCGCTGACCGGCTGGTGCGCGATCGTGGCTGCCGGCCTGCTGCTGCCCGATGGGCGCGCGCGGCGCGTTTATGGCGAGGCGGGGATGCTGCACGCTCTGGGCGAGGCGGTGAGCGATGATGGCGGCGTGTTGTCGCGCAGCCCGCTCGCGCAGATGGATGCGATCGCTCTGCTGGTCGATCTGACCGCCTGTTACGATGCGGTGGGGCGCACGCCTCCGCCTGCGATCGAGGCGATGCTCGGTCTGCTGGTGCCGCCTCTGTTGGCGCTGCGTCATGGCGATGGCGGGCTTGGATCGTGGCAGGGCGCGGCGGCGACGCCCGCAGCCGCTGTCGAGGCGCTGATCGCGGCAAGCGGTGTGCGCGCCCGTCCGGCGAGGGATTGCCGCCAATGGGGCTATCAGCTGGCGAGCGGCCAGATATCGGGGGGCGCGCGCAGCGTCCTCCAGTTCGACGCCGCCCCGCCGCCGCGCCCGCGCCATGCCCGCTTCGGCTGCGCGTCCACGCTGGCCTTCGAATTCTCGCATGGCGACCAGCGCATCGTGGTCAATTGCGGCGGCGCGGAATTGGCGGGCGGGCAGGTCCCGGTGCGCATCGAACAGGGCCTGCGCGCCACGGCCGCGCATTCGACGCTGGTGCTGGACGATGCCAACAGCACCGCGATCCTGATCAAGGGCCAGATCGGCAAGGGTGTCGAGGAGGTCGATTTCACCCGCTCTCTCGTCGATAGCGGCAAGCGCAAGGCGGAGCGGCTGGAGGCGAGCCATGACGGCTATGCCTCGCGCTTCGGCCTGATTCATCGCCGCATCCTGATGCTGTCGAGCGATGGCGGGGAATTGCGCGGCGAGGATATCCTCGAACCCGCCAAGAAACGCGGCCAGCGCGGCAAGATCGGCTTCGCCATCCGGTTCCACATCGGCCCGCATATCGAGCTGATGCTGGCGGAGGACCGGCGCGGCGCCGGCCTGGCCCTGCCCGATGGCAGCTATTGGCAATTGCGGCTTGGCGGAGTCGAAGGCGAATTGGGTATCGAGGAGAGCCTGTGGGTCGATGGCGAAGGCCGCCCGCAGCCGATCCAGCAATTGGTGGTCGAGGGCCTGACCTCGCGCGGCGGGGGCTCCTTCCCCTGGCTGCTCAAGAAAATGGGATAG
- the purH gene encoding bifunctional phosphoribosylaminoimidazolecarboxamide formyltransferase/IMP cyclohydrolase: MTDVTIKRALLSVSDKSGLAELGKSLAARGVELVSTGGTAKALRDAGLEVKDVSELTGFPEMMDGRVKTLHPKVHGGLLAVRDDADHAAAMEAHDIGAIDLVVVNLYPFEATVAKGAERDEVIENIDIGGPSMVRSAAKNHRYVTILTDPADYDTLIEELETQDGATGYDFRKRMAAKAFAATASYDAAISQWFAYADQGEMFPAKRAMASSLAGELRYGENPHQKAALYVPQRVVAKGLPQAEQVQGKELSYNNYNDANAALELAAEFAGGDPAVVIVKHANPCGVAQRDNLLDAWNAALECDSVSAFGGIVATNVPLDGPTAEAICQIFTEVVVAPGADEAARAAFAKKKNLRLLITDGLPDPRRPGVTQVVIAGGLLVQTRDNGAISEEDLRIVTKRQPSEQELKDCLFAWTVARHVKSNAIVYAKDGATAGIGAGQMNRRDSSRIAAMKAREAAETYDWAESRTKGSAVASDAFFPFADGLLAGAEAGATAIIQPGGSIRDEDVIAAADEHGLAMVFTGMRHFRH, translated from the coding sequence GTGACGGACGTGACGATCAAACGGGCGCTGCTTTCGGTGTCCGACAAGAGCGGATTGGCGGAACTGGGCAAGAGCCTCGCGGCGCGCGGCGTCGAACTGGTGTCGACCGGCGGCACGGCGAAGGCTTTGCGCGATGCCGGGCTCGAGGTGAAGGACGTGTCCGAATTGACCGGCTTTCCCGAGATGATGGACGGGCGCGTCAAGACGCTGCATCCCAAGGTGCATGGCGGCCTGCTCGCCGTGCGCGACGATGCGGATCACGCCGCCGCGATGGAAGCACATGATATCGGCGCGATCGATCTGGTCGTGGTCAATCTCTATCCCTTCGAAGCGACCGTGGCGAAGGGTGCCGAGCGGGACGAAGTGATCGAGAATATCGACATCGGCGGGCCGAGCATGGTGCGCAGCGCCGCGAAGAACCACCGCTACGTCACGATCCTCACCGATCCCGCCGATTACGACACGCTGATCGAGGAATTGGAAACGCAGGACGGCGCGACCGGATACGATTTCCGCAAGCGCATGGCGGCGAAGGCCTTTGCCGCCACCGCATCCTATGACGCGGCGATTTCGCAATGGTTCGCCTATGCCGATCAGGGCGAGATGTTCCCGGCCAAGCGCGCGATGGCGAGCAGTCTCGCGGGCGAATTGCGCTATGGCGAGAATCCGCACCAGAAGGCCGCGCTGTACGTGCCGCAGCGCGTCGTCGCCAAGGGCTTGCCGCAGGCCGAACAGGTCCAGGGCAAGGAGCTTTCCTACAACAATTACAACGACGCCAATGCCGCGCTCGAACTGGCGGCGGAATTCGCGGGTGGCGATCCGGCGGTCGTGATCGTCAAGCACGCCAACCCCTGCGGTGTCGCGCAGCGGGATAATCTGCTCGATGCGTGGAATGCCGCGCTCGAATGCGACAGCGTCTCGGCCTTCGGCGGGATCGTCGCGACCAATGTGCCGCTCGACGGCCCGACTGCCGAGGCGATCTGCCAGATCTTCACCGAAGTCGTCGTCGCCCCCGGTGCGGACGAGGCGGCGCGTGCGGCTTTCGCGAAGAAGAAGAATCTGCGCCTTCTCATCACCGACGGCCTTCCCGATCCGCGCCGCCCCGGCGTCACCCAGGTGGTGATCGCGGGCGGATTATTGGTGCAGACGCGCGACAATGGCGCGATTTCGGAAGAGGATCTCAGGATCGTCACCAAGCGCCAGCCGAGCGAGCAGGAACTGAAGGACTGCCTGTTCGCCTGGACCGTGGCGCGCCACGTCAAGTCGAACGCCATCGTCTATGCCAAGGACGGTGCGACTGCCGGGATCGGCGCGGGCCAGATGAACCGCCGCGATTCCAGCCGCATTGCCGCGATGAAGGCCAGGGAAGCTGCCGAAACCTATGATTGGGCCGAATCGCGCACCAAGGGCAGCGCGGTCGCGTCGGACGCCTTCTTCCCCTTCGCCGATGGCTTGCTGGCAGGGGCGGAAGCGGGCGCGACCGCGATCATCCAGCCGGGCGGCTCGATCCGCGACGAGGATGTCATCGCCGCTGCCGACGAGCACGGATTGGCGATGGTCTTCACCGGGATGCGCCACTTCCGGCACTGA
- the msrA gene encoding peptide-methionine (S)-S-oxide reductase MsrA has protein sequence MRRHAALLLAASLTLAGCGVANAAEGVVAAPQAERTARESGLKTAIFAGGCFWGVEGVFSHVKGVKSAVSGYHGGTKRQASYDLVSSGITDHVEAVKVTYDPSVIRYDQLLRIFFSVIADPTLKNRQGPDRGAHYDAKLVPMSNEQLAVARAYLAQMTKSGKWSQPIVTDVVRAKAFYPAETYHQDFAAKNPNHGYIQRWDAPKIAALKRLYPGVYSASFQRD, from the coding sequence ATGAGACGACACGCTGCCCTCCTCCTCGCTGCGAGCCTGACTCTCGCCGGGTGCGGCGTTGCCAACGCCGCCGAAGGCGTGGTCGCGGCGCCGCAGGCGGAGCGCACCGCCAGGGAAAGCGGCCTCAAGACCGCGATCTTCGCGGGCGGCTGCTTCTGGGGTGTCGAGGGCGTGTTCAGCCATGTGAAGGGCGTGAAAAGCGCGGTCTCGGGCTATCACGGCGGTACGAAGCGTCAGGCGAGCTACGATCTCGTATCGTCGGGCATCACCGACCATGTCGAAGCGGTGAAGGTCACCTACGACCCCTCCGTCATCCGCTACGATCAATTGCTGCGCATCTTCTTCTCGGTCATTGCCGATCCGACGCTGAAGAACCGCCAGGGCCCCGATCGCGGCGCGCATTACGATGCCAAGCTGGTGCCGATGTCGAACGAACAGCTCGCCGTAGCCAGGGCCTATCTCGCGCAGATGACAAAAAGCGGGAAATGGTCGCAGCCGATCGTGACCGATGTGGTGCGCGCAAAGGCCTTCTATCCGGCTGAAACCTATCATCAGGACTTCGCCGCGAAGAATCCGAACCACGGCTATATCCAGCGCTGGGACGCGCCCAAGATCGCGGCGCTCAAGCGGCTCTATCCGGGGGTCTACAGCGCGAGCTTCCAGCGCGACTGA
- a CDS encoding Fur family transcriptional regulator encodes MTHHDHGHEEHSGDALVEAARGSLTEAGEQWTGMRQAVFEELARHEIPASAYDIADNLSRSRGKRVAPNSVYRILDLFVRSNLANRIESANAYLVNTHPGCRHDCIFLICDDCGKATHLDDERVTGALRAAGHDAGFADVRPVVELRGLCDNCAA; translated from the coding sequence ATGACGCATCACGACCACGGACATGAAGAACACTCCGGCGACGCGCTGGTCGAGGCCGCGCGCGGATCGCTGACCGAAGCGGGCGAGCAATGGACCGGGATGCGCCAGGCCGTGTTCGAGGAACTCGCGCGCCATGAAATCCCCGCCTCCGCCTACGACATCGCCGACAATCTCTCGCGATCGCGCGGCAAAAGGGTCGCGCCCAACAGCGTCTATCGCATTCTCGACCTGTTCGTGCGCAGCAACCTCGCCAACCGGATCGAGAGCGCCAATGCCTATCTCGTCAACACCCATCCCGGCTGCCGGCACGACTGTATCTTCCTGATCTGCGACGATTGCGGCAAGGCCACGCATCTCGATGACGAGCGCGTAACGGGTGCGCTGCGCGCGGCGGGCCACGATGCGGGCTTCGCCGATGTCCGCCCGGTGGTGGAATTGCGTGGGTTATGCGACAATTGCGCCGCATGA
- the dxs gene encoding 1-deoxy-D-xylulose-5-phosphate synthase has product MNSPPKTPLLDTVDLPSDLRQLKKDQLRQLSDELRSEMIDAVSTSGGHLGSGLGVVELTVAIHYVFDTPQDKLVWDVGHQCYPHKILTGRRDRIRTLRQGGGLSGFTKRSESEYDPFGAAHSSTSISAALGFAMANKLQDKPGRGIAVIGDGAMSAGMAYEAMNNAEQAGNRLVVILNDNDMSIAPPVGGLSAYLARMVSSSEYLGLRTMASKIAKKLGRRVWGGLEKAEEYARGMATGGTLFEELGFYYVGPIDGHNLEHLIPVLENVRDSEQGPVLIHVVTTKGKGYAPAENSADKYHGVPKFDVVTGEKAKSKAGPPAYQNVFGETLAKLAETDDRICAITAAMPSGTGVDLFAKAHPTRAFDVGIAEQHGVTFAAGLAAQGMRPFAAIYSTFLQRAYDQVVHDVAIQNLPVRFAIDRAGLVGADGSTHAGSFDVTYLATLPNFVVMAAADEAELVHMTYTAAEYDDGPIAFRYPRGNGVGVEMPATPQKLEIGKGRVVREGSKVAILSLGARLEEAKKAADQLEAKGLSTTVADMRFAKPLDTDLIEKLMRSHEVVVTVEEGAVGGLGAHVLTFASDTGLTDNGLKVRTMRLPDMFQDQDDPMKQYDEAGLNAPQIVDTVLAALRYNSAGVEEARA; this is encoded by the coding sequence ATGAATTCACCGCCAAAGACCCCCCTGCTCGACACTGTCGATCTTCCCTCCGACCTTCGCCAGCTCAAGAAGGACCAGCTGCGCCAGCTGTCCGACGAATTGCGCAGTGAGATGATCGACGCGGTCAGCACCAGCGGCGGGCATCTCGGCTCGGGGCTCGGCGTGGTCGAGCTGACCGTGGCGATCCATTACGTGTTCGATACCCCGCAGGACAAGCTCGTCTGGGATGTCGGCCACCAATGCTATCCGCACAAGATCCTGACCGGGCGGCGGGACCGTATCCGCACCCTGCGTCAGGGCGGCGGGCTTTCGGGCTTCACCAAAAGGAGCGAGAGCGAATACGACCCCTTCGGCGCGGCGCATTCGAGCACCTCGATCAGCGCGGCGCTCGGCTTTGCCATGGCGAACAAGCTGCAGGACAAGCCCGGTCGCGGCATTGCGGTGATCGGAGACGGCGCGATGAGCGCCGGGATGGCCTACGAGGCGATGAACAACGCCGAACAGGCGGGCAATCGCCTGGTCGTGATCCTCAACGATAACGACATGTCGATCGCGCCGCCCGTGGGCGGCCTCTCCGCCTATCTGGCGCGCATGGTGTCGAGCAGCGAATATCTCGGCCTGCGGACGATGGCCTCGAAGATCGCCAAGAAGCTCGGCCGCCGCGTGTGGGGCGGGCTCGAAAAGGCCGAGGAATATGCGCGCGGCATGGCGACCGGCGGCACCCTGTTCGAGGAACTGGGCTTCTATTATGTCGGCCCGATCGACGGGCATAATCTCGAACACCTCATCCCGGTGCTCGAAAACGTGCGCGACAGCGAACAGGGTCCGGTCCTGATCCATGTCGTGACCACCAAGGGCAAGGGCTATGCCCCTGCCGAAAACAGCGCCGACAAATATCACGGCGTGCCGAAATTCGATGTGGTAACGGGCGAAAAGGCCAAGTCCAAGGCCGGGCCGCCCGCCTATCAGAACGTGTTCGGCGAGACGCTGGCCAAGCTCGCCGAAACCGACGATCGCATCTGCGCCATCACCGCCGCCATGCCTTCGGGCACGGGCGTGGACCTGTTCGCCAAGGCGCATCCCACCCGCGCCTTCGATGTCGGCATCGCCGAACAGCACGGCGTGACCTTCGCAGCGGGTCTCGCCGCACAGGGGATGCGCCCCTTCGCCGCGATCTATTCGACCTTCCTCCAGCGCGCCTACGACCAGGTGGTGCACGACGTGGCGATCCAGAACCTGCCCGTGCGCTTCGCGATCGACCGGGCGGGCCTCGTCGGCGCGGACGGCAGCACCCATGCCGGATCGTTCGACGTGACCTATCTGGCAACGCTGCCGAATTTTGTCGTCATGGCAGCTGCGGACGAGGCGGAGCTGGTCCACATGACCTACACCGCCGCCGAATATGACGACGGGCCGATCGCCTTCCGCTATCCGCGCGGCAACGGCGTGGGCGTGGAGATGCCCGCAACGCCGCAGAAGCTCGAAATCGGCAAGGGCCGCGTGGTGCGGGAAGGATCGAAGGTCGCGATCCTGTCCTTGGGCGCGCGGCTCGAAGAAGCGAAGAAGGCCGCCGACCAGCTGGAGGCCAAGGGGCTCAGCACCACAGTCGCCGACATGCGCTTCGCCAAGCCGCTCGACACCGATCTGATCGAGAAACTGATGCGCAGCCACGAGGTCGTTGTCACGGTCGAGGAAGGCGCCGTGGGTGGCCTCGGCGCACATGTCCTCACCTTCGCCAGCGACACCGGCCTGACGGACAATGGCCTCAAGGTGCGCACCATGCGCCTGCCGGACATGTTCCAGGATCAGGACGATCCGATGAAGCAGTATGACGAGGCGGGCCTCAATGCGCCGCAGATCGTCGATACGGTGCTGGCCGCGCTGCGCTACAATTCGGCAGGCGTGGAAGAGGCGCGGGCTTGA
- a CDS encoding crotonase/enoyl-CoA hydratase family protein yields MSDLLRIEREGHVTTLTLDRPDTMNPLGAAGDGDEFAAACDAINADMGVRCVILTGAGRAFSAGGDIKAMKEKTGNFGGTAPEIADGYRNNIHKVLRALYGLRVPLIAAVNGPAIGLGCDLACLADMRLASDKAKFGVTFLKLGIIPGDGGTWILPRIIGEARAAELFYTGDLIDAPTAVNWGLVSRVVEAEALMDEARALAEKVAAMPPHALRQAKTLMRQGRGTSYDTALEMAANAQALMHSTADHAEGVDALIEKRPPRFTGA; encoded by the coding sequence TTGAGCGACCTCCTGCGGATCGAGCGCGAAGGGCACGTCACCACCCTAACCCTCGACCGTCCCGATACGATGAACCCGCTCGGGGCGGCGGGCGATGGGGATGAATTCGCCGCCGCCTGCGATGCGATCAACGCCGATATGGGCGTGCGTTGCGTGATCCTTACCGGGGCGGGGCGGGCGTTCAGCGCGGGCGGTGACATCAAGGCGATGAAGGAGAAGACCGGCAATTTCGGCGGCACGGCTCCCGAGATCGCGGATGGGTATCGCAACAACATCCACAAGGTGCTGCGTGCGCTTTACGGATTGCGCGTCCCGCTGATCGCAGCGGTCAACGGGCCTGCCATCGGGCTGGGCTGCGATCTCGCCTGTCTCGCCGATATGCGCCTCGCCAGCGACAAGGCGAAGTTCGGCGTCACTTTCCTCAAGCTCGGGATCATTCCCGGCGATGGCGGGACCTGGATCCTGCCGCGCATCATCGGCGAGGCGCGGGCGGCGGAGCTGTTCTATACCGGCGACCTTATCGATGCGCCGACAGCGGTCAATTGGGGTCTCGTCAGCCGCGTCGTGGAGGCCGAGGCGCTGATGGACGAGGCGCGGGCGCTTGCAGAGAAGGTCGCTGCTATGCCGCCCCATGCCTTGCGACAGGCGAAGACCCTGATGCGGCAGGGGCGCGGAACCAGTTACGACACCGCGCTGGAAATGGCCGCGAATGCGCAGGCGCTGATGCACAGTACGGCGGACCATGCCGAGGGGGTCGATGCGTTGATCGAGAAGCGGCCGCCGCGCTTTACCGGGGCCTGA
- a CDS encoding NnrU family protein, with amino-acid sequence MDPLTSLAAASIAFVGTHFALSHPLRAPIVGAIGEGAFRGLYSLVAAGCMIWMYLAFKAAPGADLGGSGEIGWAIATLLTLPALVLFLGSLKGNPALPAPGALRAAARDPAGVFAVTRHPMMWGFALWAVAHLILWWSWRTVIVALAILILALVGARLQDRKKELLMGTSWTGWERRTSYWPRWNGLVRVSPILWLVGIAAWLGLTWLHIGAGGIPAGIWRWIG; translated from the coding sequence ATGGACCCGTTGACCTCACTCGCCGCCGCTTCGATCGCCTTCGTCGGCACGCATTTCGCGCTGTCCCATCCCTTGCGCGCCCCTATCGTCGGTGCGATCGGCGAAGGGGCGTTTCGGGGGCTCTACAGCCTCGTTGCGGCGGGCTGCATGATCTGGATGTATCTCGCCTTCAAGGCCGCGCCCGGCGCGGATCTGGGCGGCAGCGGCGAGATCGGATGGGCGATCGCCACGCTGCTCACCCTACCTGCTCTGGTGCTGTTTCTCGGCTCGCTGAAAGGCAATCCCGCCCTCCCCGCGCCCGGCGCGCTCAGGGCGGCGGCGCGCGATCCGGCGGGTGTCTTCGCGGTGACGCGCCATCCGATGATGTGGGGCTTCGCCCTGTGGGCCGTCGCGCATCTGATCTTGTGGTGGAGCTGGCGGACGGTGATCGTGGCGCTCGCCATCCTGATCCTCGCCCTTGTCGGCGCGCGTCTGCAGGACCGGAAGAAAGAGCTTTTGATGGGCACCAGCTGGACCGGATGGGAGCGCCGCACCAGCTATTGGCCGCGTTGGAACGGCCTCGTGCGCGTCAGCCCGATCCTCTGGCTCGTCGGAATCGCCGCATGGCTCGGCTTGACCTGGCTGCATATCGGCGCGGGTGGCATCCCCGCGGGGATCTGGCGCTGGATCGGGTAA
- a CDS encoding FKBP-type peptidyl-prolyl cis-trans isomerase: protein MRSTILALTAAFVAVGGYAAFAQSAPESGPDRSQDIAWMNAQQAYLSGLKPADGWRFLDGGLRWRRIAGDGSGAHPSVADTVTVHYEGKFTDGGVFDSSYQRGEPATFPLGRLIPAWQETIPLMGVGDTIEIAVPADMGYGPKGKGPIPGGATLLFKVELIDIPGD from the coding sequence ATGCGCTCCACGATCCTCGCTCTCACCGCCGCCTTCGTGGCGGTTGGCGGCTATGCGGCCTTCGCCCAGAGCGCGCCTGAATCCGGGCCAGACCGGTCGCAGGACATCGCCTGGATGAACGCACAGCAGGCCTATCTGTCGGGACTGAAACCGGCGGATGGCTGGCGCTTCCTCGATGGGGGCCTTCGCTGGCGCCGCATCGCGGGCGACGGCAGCGGCGCGCATCCCAGCGTCGCGGACACGGTGACCGTTCATTACGAAGGCAAATTCACCGATGGCGGCGTGTTCGACAGTTCCTACCAGCGCGGCGAGCCCGCCACCTTCCCGCTCGGCCGCCTGATCCCCGCCTGGCAGGAGACCATTCCGCTGATGGGCGTGGGCGACACGATCGAAATCGCCGTGCCCGCCGATATGGGGTACGGCCCCAAGGGGAAGGGCCCGATTCCGGGCGGCGCGACGCTGCTCTTCAAGGTCGAACTGATCGACATTCCCGGCGATTGA
- a CDS encoding amidohydrolase family protein, with translation MNRVSLLLASAAAALAGPLAAQDFAITNATVATGDGSDPVENATVVVRGGRVVAAGTGVAVPAGVETIDGAGSWVTPGLVATVTSLGLWDVGAVSESNDTNAGNSPFSAALDAAPAINPNSQHILVHRAAGVTRAASVTMPASSIFGGQGSIIDLGADMNPITRARAFQVVTLGESGARLAGGSRASSHALFRNALREANQFGEDGQIPGMASRPAEQRTGDDLPIDPRLADNQTERGDDSLLTRFDAAALVPVVRGEQQLYVMVERASDILATLALKRDFPRLDMVLVGASEGWLVAREIAAANVPVIADGLDDLPTNFEELASTQSNIGRMVKAGVRVAINAAAMENPRNLNQYAGNLVALSRVPGADGLSWGQAFATITSVPAQISGLSGRAGMLAPGGMGDVVMWDGDPLEVGSMPTRVFIDGVEQPLESHQSRLKDRYRDLDTSDLPKGYDW, from the coding sequence ATGAACAGGGTCTCGCTCCTTCTCGCCAGTGCCGCCGCTGCGCTTGCCGGGCCTCTCGCCGCGCAGGATTTCGCGATCACCAACGCCACCGTCGCGACCGGCGACGGCAGCGATCCGGTCGAGAACGCCACCGTCGTGGTGCGCGGCGGCCGGGTGGTCGCGGCGGGCACCGGCGTGGCCGTTCCTGCTGGCGTTGAGACGATCGACGGCGCGGGCAGCTGGGTCACCCCCGGCCTCGTCGCCACCGTCACCTCGCTCGGCCTGTGGGATGTCGGCGCGGTCAGCGAATCGAACGATACCAATGCGGGCAACTCGCCCTTCAGCGCCGCGCTCGATGCCGCGCCCGCGATCAACCCCAATTCGCAGCACATCCTCGTCCACCGCGCCGCGGGCGTGACCCGCGCGGCGAGCGTGACCATGCCCGCAAGCTCGATCTTCGGCGGGCAGGGATCGATCATCGATCTCGGCGCGGACATGAACCCGATCACGCGGGCCCGCGCTTTCCAGGTCGTGACTCTGGGTGAAAGCGGGGCGCGTCTTGCAGGCGGCAGCCGCGCGAGCAGCCATGCACTGTTCCGCAACGCTTTGCGCGAAGCGAACCAGTTCGGCGAAGACGGACAGATCCCCGGAATGGCCTCGCGTCCGGCGGAACAGCGCACGGGTGACGATCTGCCGATCGATCCGCGCCTCGCCGACAACCAGACCGAGCGCGGCGACGATTCGCTCCTGACCCGCTTCGATGCCGCCGCCTTGGTGCCGGTGGTGCGGGGCGAACAACAGCTCTACGTCATGGTCGAACGCGCTTCGGATATCCTCGCCACGCTGGCTTTGAAGCGCGATTTTCCGCGCCTCGACATGGTATTGGTGGGCGCAAGCGAAGGCTGGCTGGTCGCCCGCGAGATCGCGGCGGCCAATGTGCCGGTCATCGCCGACGGGCTGGACGATCTGCCGACCAATTTCGAGGAACTGGCCTCCACCCAGTCCAATATCGGCCGCATGGTCAAGGCGGGCGTGCGCGTGGCGATCAATGCCGCCGCGATGGAGAACCCGCGCAATCTCAACCAGTATGCGGGCAATCTCGTGGCCTTGTCGCGAGTGCCGGGTGCGGACGGGCTGAGCTGGGGTCAGGCTTTCGCCACCATCACATCGGTCCCCGCGCAGATCAGCGGATTGTCCGGTCGGGCCGGGATGCTGGCGCCCGGCGGCATGGGCGATGTCGTGATGTGGGACGGCGATCCGCTCGAAGTCGGCTCCATGCCCACGCGGGTCTTCATCGACGGGGTCGAACAGCCGCTCGAAAGCCACCAGAGCCGCCTCAAGGACCGCTATCGCGATCTCGACACCAGCGATCTTCCGAAGGGCTACGACTGGTGA